The following DNA comes from Triticum aestivum cultivar Chinese Spring chromosome 3D, IWGSC CS RefSeq v2.1, whole genome shotgun sequence.
ATGGAGAGGGGAGTGAAGTGGAGTTCAGATAGACCGTCTTGGGGTTTCCGTATGGGGATATTTGTGGGGTTAGGGTGGGCCGGGCTGacgtggcggacgcgcccgggccgCCTCATATCCGCCCCATaattgggctggatatgaggggtgcagGTCAGCCAACGCGTTTCAGGCGCCCAGCTGAGTCATTTTTTCATGACCGGTCGGTGATCGGGCGGGTCGCCCGAGCGTTTGAGACCGTTTTGGGGCATCCAACTGTAGATGCTTTTATTGAATACTTTATATAGTTGAGTATTTTGTACAGTTCAGAAGTATGCTTACTACGCAATGTAAATGTGAAGGTTTAATATGCAGTACGGAGAATTTGTGCAAGACCATGGTGGAACTGATACCTAGGAACGTGCTAACTAGATAGATATTCGGGCTATATAGTACTCCATAATGTATATACACAAGCACAACCATACATATTTGAATTGTTACCAGAAATTCCCAGGGGCACGCAGGGGCGAGGGCACACACCTAGCAGGTCGCGTCCAACCGCACGACTGCCTCATGACCCGCAAACTCATTTGATTCCCCACAATTGTTTGCACGGTTTCAAGTTTTATCTTCTAAAACTTAGTGAATATATCGTTTGTTCCTACCAAGTTTTACCAGGTGAAACTTAGTAAAATTTCAAAAGCGTGTTAAAACATATTCAAAGGTGGTTTTATTTCAAAGCCCTCATCATAAGGAATCCAAACATGCAAATGAAACATAAACTGGAATTTCAAtttaaaaaaatatatttaaaTTTGAAAGTCTCAAGATAAAGCACGAGATGAGTTGAGTGTCCCCCGCACCTGCGTGTCACAAATCGCCTCACTATTGCTACCCAGTATTGCTCTGAGCTTTGATCTGGCCATGTAAAAGCCGTCGTTTTGGACGAGGTGTCCGTCAAAGTTTTGACTTGATATCTTTATAAATATTTATATTTTGGTCTAGTAAATGATCCACATTTAAATACACATCGCGAATAAAGGCTGAAGTTTTTGTTGAAGATGCAGTGGAGAAGAACAGAAGAAGTGTCCTCGCCATATCCGATCATACATGTGAGCATCATCCTTTGGAAACAAAAGCAGTGCACATTGAGATGATTTTGGAAGGAGAAGTCTTGTTCAGTTGTTCACCGAAGTTTTTTGCAGCTGCATGTGGGATGAATACGACGTGTGGACCGGCATTGTCAGTGAGAGTACGAATTCAAGGTTTTTTTTTTGACTTTATACTCTGATGAATCTGCAGAGggcgcgctcctccgccgccgccccaaaAGAACCCACGCCCCAGCTTCGCTCCCGCCACTTCAGCTTCTAAACACCAGCTGGTGCTagctgtctctctctctctatcccctcGTCAtgtgacctccccctctctctgccTTCCTATTTCTCTCACTGCGCATAGGCATAGCACGTTTCGAGTCGTCCCTCTCTCCTCTGTCCCTCCCACGCCCGTTGCCCGATTTAGCTCAGCTTCCAGCTGACCCCCCACGCCATCCATTCGCCCATTGTttgcgcggcggcggcagggacgggAACGTGAGCTAAAACGAGGACCGTACAATTTCCGTCACGGCACGGCCCGGACCTACATTAGCGCTCGAGCCCCCGGCGCTGCAAAGGTTTGGGCGTTGCGCCATCGATCGCGCCCCGGTTGGTTGATTCGGGCGCGCGGCCCCGGCCATGGCGCAGCTGCCGCCCAAGATCCCCGCCATGGCGCCGGCCTGGCCGGAGTTCGGGGGCGGGCACCACCACGGCGCCCACGCCCGCCACCACCATCACCAGCGCAGCCCCTCCatgggcgccttcctcgccgcgccAATGCCGCCGCTCCCGCCCCCGGCGCCCGCCGGCGGGGGCGCGGCGCAGCAGCAGCCGTCCTGGGTCGACGAGTTCCTCGACTTCTCGGCCGCCAAGCGCGGCGCGCACCGCCGCACGGTCAGCGATTCCGTCGCCTTCCTCGACGACAGCAATGCCGGCGTCGGCGCGCACGAGTTCGACCGCCTCGACGACGACCAGCTCATGTCCATGTTCTCCGACGAGCTGGCCCCGCAGCGGCAGGCCGCGAGCGCGTCGTCGCCGTCCGACCACAACAGCGTCAACGACGAGAAGCAGGACAAGGGCGACGCCGAGGAGGCGCAGAGCGACTGCAATGGCGACGGCGCGGCGCCCGGGCAGCCGTCCTCGCCCGCCACGGTCGATCCCAAGCGGGTCAAGAGgtgattttttctttttttactcgCAGAATTACGACAATGCGCAGAGCAGAATTCTCCAATTTCTCAGCGTCCTCGTCGCGAAAATCGCAGGATCATTGCAAACCGGCAGTCGGCGCAGCGGTCGCGCGTGCGCAAGCTGCACTACATCTCGGAGCTCGAGCGCAGCGTCACGTCGCTCCAGGTCCGTCGAACTGTTCACATTTCGAGCTTGATTTCCTCGCCTCCAAAGTAAACAGCGTGATTTTTGACATGGAATCCGTGCTCCCGAGCAGACGGAGGTGTCGGCATTGTCCCCGCGCGTGGCATTCCTCGACCACCAACGCTCGCTGCTGACGCTGGGGAACAGCCACCTCAAGCAGCGCATCGCGGCGCTCGCGCAGGACAAGATCTTCAAAGATGGTGACCGCCATTGCCACCCCTCGCAGTTACTACTATTTCGAAATTCCTCACCGACCACCTTCCGAATTCAATTCAAAACAAATCTACAACCGCTTTGCTGACTAACTCTCTGCGCGTGAACGAATGCTCAGCTCATCAGGATGCACTGAAGAAGGAGATAGAGAGGCTGAGGCAAGTCTACCAGCAGCAGAGCCTCAGGAACGCGGAACCCCCGGCACACGACGACGGCCCCCTGGTCCGCGGCGACAACAGCAACGGCTTGATCGCCAGCGAGGGGACCGCCGCGCCCTCGTGATCGAGATCCGGCACATCGGCCTCAGGACAACCAAGTGTTGTCGCTGTTCTtcttgctgctgctactgctgctgttaAGATTTGGTGCACTGCATTGGCTTGGTTTGCATATATTCTTCGGGGTGTGATGGTGTCTGTAACTCAGTTTGTTCATTCCGGTGGGTGGTTGCTTATTTGTTCATTCTTGCGTCCTCTGTCTGTCTGCTCCTGATCACTCTTCTCCACTTCCCCTGATCTGTAATTTTTCCCCCGGCATTTAGGGCGAAGGTTGTAGCTAAGGATTTGTAACTCGGATTGGTTGAGGTCGAGTGGTTCCATTGCTTGGCTGGCTTTGTTCTATCTTCTGGTCAATCAAATGCAATGTTTTCTCCGTCCACTGTTCGTGCATTGCCAGATTTTTTTTTCTTGCAGCCGTAACATGTAAGGTTCATGTGTAGGAGTAGGTGCCTGCCTGCTTTACATTGATAAGCAGATTTATTACGGTGTCACATGCAGGTCAGCTGCAGCTGGAGTGTGAAGCGAACATGCAGGGAGGGCATCTCATTCCTTGCTGTTCCATAACAGGATATTAAAACGCAGTGACAGCGAGGGGAGGTGCCTTCCTTTTGGTGCAAGGGATAGGCATGCATGTTCCTCTGGGTCACGCGCATGTGCGTGCCGGCTGTACCCGTAAGTACGTATCCGCCGGTGCAAGTTACCTCGCCCCTGCCACTGCCACTGCCAGGGTTGGGTCTGGCGTACATAGGCGGTATCCGGCTGTGTTGGCATGGTCGGTTCTTGCTTATCGTCAGCTAGCCCGAGAGGGACCAACAGTTTGGACAAATCCCACGCCACCATGCCAACAATGGATTATTGGATTGAGACTCGTTCTTTTTTTTCTGTCCTCTGGGAGATGGCTAGGTTTTCTACCAGGACTTACCATGTCCTAGTAGAAGTGTTTTCGCAAAAAAGTAAAATGTCCTAGTAACAGTAACACTTGCattttttctgttaagttttcAGATTGTTTGTGTTGGCCATATTTACTCGCGTTGTACACAGCTTGTTTGAAGAAATCTCTCTTTTTATTTATTGGTATGAAGTTGTTGTTTCATAGATATATCTATATGCAATGAAAGTTTGATGTACACAAATATGCATGTCCTGGCCTTCTATTCTTGTTCAGAGATCAGCACACTCATTGGACTGAATTTTGATATTGCATCTTTAAGCACTTCCTGGGAATTACATGCAACAGGTGTATGTTCTATAACATCTATACTTTAGTTGGAAATGGCAGCTTCACTGAACTGCATCAGTTGTAAGCTTCCCTAAATTCGTACATATCTAAAAAGTAGGGCACTTCTACCTCCCTGTAGTAATAAAGAAGTACACAGTAAAATTCATAGATGATTAATATTATTTCGTTTGCAGGTTCAGCCAATTCCTTTGAGGTATTAACACTAGCCGAGCTTTTGGTGTCGTCTCTACTCAGGGAAAGGGTGTGAAGACTATACATGTCAAATCCTCATACGAAATGTTGATCTATTGTGCTTCTAGAATTATAGATTTTTGAATAATTAGATGGTCAGTTATGCAATACAATATTCGCATAGTATTGAAATCTTCTGTTCTGCAAAGTGTCCTTCAGCAAATGGCGCTTGCACTTAATATGGGATAGTCCAAATCCATAAGAGCAGGCTATATCTGATATTTTCTCCATACAGCGACTTGATTTATATTTTCCGCTACTTGTCAATATGATGGCCCGATGTAAATAAATGAGGCCTGGCCATCACTTATACTTGGGAACTACTTTTAAGTGACAGCTGTATTGACTAAGGTACTATTTTTTTCTTAAAGATTGATTTCTTAGTGCTGTGTGTTTTACTTTACAGTTTTGATAAGATTCCATTGCCCATACACTAATTTATTCtccttttttattttgtttttattttgttgtttcatatctttcttttggttttcacacTACATATTTGGTATCTGTCAAGAACATATTTTTAATAAACGTCAATTTTTTCAATGTAAATTATGCATTTATGtaacacatggtcaacattttctctATACGTAGTTTTAACTTTTTTTAATACAAGATTAACCTTTTTTCCTACACACttgtaacattttttaatacatgatcaacattttctaTACATATTTTAAACACTTTTTAAGTGCTTGATTAATAGTTTTCAATTAAAactattaacattttttaatacatgatcaacattttcaaTACACAATTATCATTTTCTAgacgcttgattaacatttttcaaacacttgttcaacaattttttttaaatacttgttcaacacttTTATGTACTTGATCACAAAATTTCATCATTAATCTGAGACATGGTAAACATTCTTTCTATACAGATTTAACATTTCtgaaatgcttgattaaaattttcaaatacttgttcaacattttttttcaaatacttgatcaacatttttatatacatgataaaacaTTCATCATTTTCTTAGTAAGTGATCAACATTTTTAGTATACACTTTTAACATTATCCGAACACTTgtccaacattttttcaaatacttgttcaacaactttttaataattattcaacatttttcaaatacctttTCAATATTTtaaaatactcgttcaacatttttcaaatatttttcaacaTTTCTCAAATGCTTTTTCTAGCGATTGTAATATATATTcagaatattttaaagtataaataaaactacaaaaataaAGCGAAAAATTGAAACAGGAAAATGAAATTGTTGCCTGccgcgcgcgtgggctggcccaTCTCGGTCGCCCCTTCAGCCAGTCCGAagacgaaatcactaattgaggtgTACTCCTTCTAAAGATCACTCCCTCTCcctaggttgtgacaagtggcatgctacatgtgcgccacttttgtcgcaacctgaaagttttcccttttttcgtagatccgcatattcaaaacgttttattttTTAAGCCGTGCGTGCAAATCTCGAACCATTTTTCACCGTTGGagtcctcgcgtcgagatcttcaaaactacatACTATGTTGATAGATTTTTGAGaaacttttttcacgaaaaaaatcgGAAGAGAAAAACGATCTGGAAGCActtttttttcccttttcgaaagtcgtttcccatgcctctcgcggaagcaaaaccttgCCTCTCAcataaaaaaaacatgtttttttgttTTCGAGAAGCTCGGTCGTGCCTGTCACGGAAGCAAATTCGttcctctcgtggaagcaaaaccgtgcctcttacaaaaaaaaaagaaacatgtttttttttcgtttctgagaggcacggcgaaagcaaaaccgtgcctctcatgaaagaaaaaaagataaaacgtgtttttccgttttcgagaggcacggccgtgccactcgtggaagcaaaaccgcgCCTGTCACGAAAGAAAAgaaacacattttttttgttttcgagaggcacgccaatgcctctcacggaagcaaaaccgtacctctcacggaaggacaaagaaaaagagacaATGCGATTTTTTtggtttccgagaggcatggccgtgactctcgtggaaacaAATCCGTGCCTCTCACAAGAAAAAAAATACGTGCTTTTTGCgcaaatttttttcaaaattttttttgtcgaaagctaagaaagaccggtgacaaaacaaaaaaattgaaaaaaccactaaaaagccgaaaacgcgtctAGAAAAAAAATTCCGAAGGAAGCACTCAGAGTGTGTCGcgtggcggcggctgagagcgcgtcaagtggCGCGCCCTCAGCCCACACATGTGATCGTtgggaggctcccgaaggagcgctgcTCAACTAGTTGCTCTCGTCTGAAGATGGACTCGTTAAAAGCGAGACATAGCAACGCCCGGCAAATCCCGCAAAAGCAATTGCGAGTCATAGCTGTTACTCGCCTAACATGAGTTGCCTGAGAGGTGAGAGATGAACGGCCTGGTTCCGGCTATTTCATTTTCCGATTTTACATTTATTTTTAATGTGTTTTTTATTCTTCctacttttatataattttttcaaaaataatatatttcttttttcttatttctatacatttttttattttctcttatcTTCTATTTCTTATTTTCTGTTCACAGTAGACTTCCAAATATTCTCGCCTATTTTTTAAAAAATGTGTTTCCAAAATTGTTCATCAATTATTTCAAAAACTATTTAGAGATTATTTGGGCAAAGATGTATGTCATTTGAGTATTTTAAAAATCATCATCTATTTCAAATAATGTGCATTGTCTGTTTAAAAAAAATATGTGGCATATTTGGAAATCTTTCTAAAGAATATACATGACGTATTTTTAAAAGTGTTCAGCCTATGTTTCAAATCATGTTCATCATATATATTAAAAATGATCATCTCCTCCCAAAATAATGTCTAGCGTGCATTTTCAAATTCTCACTGCCTTTATTAAAGTAAAATACGTTTGCCTTGTATCCTTAAAATGCTCATCATATACCTAATAGATGTTTATAGTATAtttacaaaatgttcatcatttactTCCTTTCTAGTTTATTATTTATCTACCTTATGTTTCTTTTTTAAAATATGTAGATATTTATACATTTTGAAATATTGTTAACTATGTGATAACCTTTTAAATTATATgaaaaaattaatagaaaatagttTTTGTTAATAAATGAACAATTTGGGAAGTAAGTGGGATTTTTAAGAAAAAATTTAAACATTTTGTTTAAATGTGTAAACAATTTCCAAATTATTTGAGCAATTTTAAGAATGTGAACAACTTTTTAATTATATGAATGTTTTCTTAAACATGCGTGAACCGTTGTTTTAAAAGTACATCAACTTTTCAAACACGTGAAGTCTGTTATAAATTATATGTATATTTTATATACAAGGGCACCCTTttaaattatatgaactttttaaAGATGCATgaataatttaaaaaaatatgTGAACAGTTTTAAAATGCACGAACACTTTACAAAATTATATGAACATTTTTATATGTGTGAACACCTTTGGAAATTACATAATCATTTTTTATAACGCATGAACATATTAATAACTACATGAAACAATAAACACGTGAATGCTTTTTCAAAATACAACTAAATATTTGTAAAATGCATGAACACATTTTTTAAAGAATATGAAACTTTTAAAACACAAGTGGTTATGTATCTCCAGAATAAGTTTTATATTTATGAGATATGTGCACACTTTCCTAGTACACGTAAAACAAAAAATATGTTGGGGGCGCATTTTTTAGCAACAAGCGCTCATTGTTGACGAGTTTTTTTTCGAAGTGAAACTAAACAGATGAGCTCTTTTTTATGGATTAACCATACATATCTCCCCCGATCAAGAGTGTTTGAATTAGCTAATCTATCTGCATCAGTGTTTGATGTGCGGCCTTCAAAAGCTAACTAAACTAGCTCGCTGCTTTATCTCGCTAATGATATATCAGTAAGTGCTACCAGTTCCTCTGTCGATGTCGTTCACCACCTGCTTTGAATTGAAGGCAATTATAAATTTTTTGAATCATCAAGTCCTCTGCAAGAGCCAATGCTTCTCTGCATGCCATCGCCTTCAGTGTAGCTACATCAGTGATCCTCCGAACAACTAGAATGGAGTTGTCCAAATATCATCCAACATCATCTCGGCACACTCTGGATGCTGCTCCTCTCATCTCAGACTTTGCCACGCTTGCGtcaatgtgacgccctcgattcaatcgtacactaatcatacacgcaaatgtgtacgatcaagatcaaggactcacgggaagttatcacaacacaactctaaacacaaattaaaataatacaagctttatattacaagccaggggcctcgagggctcgaatacacaagagtcagcggaagcaacaatatatgagtacagacatgagttagacaagttttccttaagaaggctagcacaaaagcaacaacgatccaaaaggctaggcctcctgcctgggagcctcctaactactcctggtcgtcggcggtctccacatagtagtaggcatcggtggtggcatctggctcctgggctccgacatctggttgcatcaaccggaaagaagaagaaagggagaaaagggggagcaaagcaatcgtgagtactcatccaaagtactcgcaagcaaggatctaccctacatatgcatcggtatcaatgaaatgggctgtatctgtggactggactgcagaatgcctgaagagaaggggaaagactagcctatcaaagactagcatcttcaagcagctccaagcatcttgcagcatcagaagagataagagtagcataaagtaaagtagtagtagtgttatcaacctcggccagagatcctttctcgactccctacgagaaagcaatcccagagccatgctatccagttatcacctcaagcatccagttctagttgtatcgatcgggatacaactccaagtgtttgttaccataggacaggctatcgatagatgttttcttccctgcaggggtgcaccaacttacccaccacgctcgattaactccggccggacacactttcctgggtcatgcccggcctcggccaaacaatacgccacgACCCGACCTAAGCTTAATAGagtggtcagcacgccggactaaacctatgcccccaggggtcatgggccatcgccccgggaactcctgcacgttgcgtgggcggccggtgagcagacctagctacctccttaaaaaaggcaggagcttaccagtccaacccggcgcgtgccgctcagtcgctgacgtctaataagcttcggctgatgcatacgacgcagaacgcccatacaatgcccacgtgatggttagtgctattaggccagaggcccctcggatgaaatatccaaatcgtagtggattaggagcaccctgtaacaagcagagactcacgaaatatgtgaccccgttgccccgtctcgaggacttgcggcaagggctaggaatgcccggccacgcctcgtaattatctcgcgggcaccctccaggtcaacccgtctccacatcactcgcgagtacccctcagggtcgaaccgcccttccaagtaacagttgtaaagtccaagtatccgtgtgtccaaacatcaaggggaatacccgaggaatcacccccggtgaattccactcgatgtaatcatcaaggtgaacgta
Coding sequences within:
- the LOC123074300 gene encoding basic leucine zipper 2 — translated: MAQLPPKIPAMAPAWPEFGGGHHHGAHARHHHHQRSPSMGAFLAAPMPPLPPPAPAGGGAAQQQPSWVDEFLDFSAAKRGAHRRTVSDSVAFLDDSNAGVGAHEFDRLDDDQLMSMFSDELAPQRQAASASSPSDHNSVNDEKQDKGDAEEAQSDCNGDGAAPGQPSSPATVDPKRVKRIIANRQSAQRSRVRKLHYISELERSVTSLQTEVSALSPRVAFLDHQRSLLTLGNSHLKQRIAALAQDKIFKDAHQDALKKEIERLRQVYQQQSLRNAEPPAHDDGPLVRGDNSNGLIASEGTAAPS